A genomic region of Pelodiscus sinensis isolate JC-2024 chromosome 1, ASM4963464v1, whole genome shotgun sequence contains the following coding sequences:
- the POLDIP3 gene encoding polymerase delta-interacting protein 3 isoform X1, producing the protein MSGLHSLRLVSGPRDKMADLSLDELIRKRGVTVKGRLNAPPLFGGIRSRVGIQQTFLNRPTPTISFQRTFDARQKIGLTDARHKLGVKDAREKLLQKDARFKIKGKVQDAREMLNSRKQQSVAAEKVTKVMDAREKISLKRSAPTAAVISPSVGTVAPAVKITKTIQQKAAPPGHTHPAGMRINVVNNHIHRQGLYDMEEDDESVSPLPSKQMKITTTNSFLHNAAGLSGNKFSLSKTVPLTKVVQNDTYTAPPAPPSPIRTKALTNVSRTLVTKEEPPKETAPIEPVFSPLEGTKMTVNNLHPRVTEEDIVELFCVCGALKRARLVHPGVAEVVFVKKEDAITAYKKYNNRCLDGQPMKCNLHMNGNVITSDQPILLRLSDTPSVKKEVEPRRSSASASSNPPAEVDPDTILKALFKSSGASASVQPTEFKIKL; encoded by the exons ATGTCCGGCCTTCACTCGCTGCGCCTCGTCTCCGGGCCCCGCGACAAGATGGCGGACCTGTCCCTGGACGAGCTGATCCGCAAGCGCGGCGTGACGGTGAAGGGGAG acTGAACGCACCACCACTATTTGGAGGCATTAGATCTAGAGTTGGGATCCAGCAAACTTTTCTAAATAGACCAACACCAACCATCAGCTTCCAGCGGACATTTGATGCCCGGCAAAAGATTGGTCTGACTGATGCCCGACACAAACTGGGAGTTAAAGATGCTCGGGAAAAACTGCTTCAGAAAGATGCTCGGTTCAAAATAAAAGGGAAAGTGCAGGATGCCCGGGAAATGCTAAATTCCCGCAAGCAGCAGAGTGTGGCTGCTGAGAAGGTGACCAAAGTGATGGATGCCAGAGAGAAGATCAGCTTGAAAAGGAGTGCTCCTACTGCTGCAGTTATAAGTCCGTctgtggggacagtggccccAGCTGTGAAGATCACCAAAACTATTCAG CAGAAGGCTGCACCCCCAGGGCACACTCATCCTGCAGGAATGAGGATCAATGTAGTGAACAACCACATACACAGACAG GGCCTGTATGACATGGAGGAAGATGATGAAAGTGTATCTCCCCTTCCTAGCAAACAGATGAAAATCACCACCACGAACAGCTTCCTGCACAATGCG GCTGGGCTCAGTGGCAATAAGTTCTCTCTTTCCAAGACGGTCCCCCTCACCAAAGTGGTCCAGAATGACACCTATACAGCTCcaccagcacctccctctcccattcGGACAAAAGCTCTGACAAATGTGTCCCGGACCTTGGTGACCAAAGAGGAACCACCAAAAGAAACAGCACCTATTGAG CCGGTATTCAGCCCTTTGGAAGGCACAAAGATGACTGTGAACAATCTGCACCCCCGCGTCACAGAGGAAGACATTGTT GAgttgttctgtgtgtgtggtgcTCTAAAGCGAGCCCGTCTGGTACACCCAGGAGTGGCTGAGGTGGTCTTTGTGAAGAAGGAAGATGCCATCACAGCATATAAGAAATACAACAACAGATGCTTAGATG GGCAGCCAATGAAGTGCAACCTTCACATGAACGGGAATGTCATCACATCAGATCAGCCAATCTTGCT TCGATTAAGTGATACCCCCTCTGTGAAGAAGGAAGTAGAACCACGGCGGTCGAGTGCAAGCGCCTCCTCAAATCCACCAGCTGAAGTGGACCCTGACACCATTCTGAAGGCACTCTTCAAATCTTCGGGAGCCTCTGCCTCTGTGCAGCCCACAGAATTCAAAATCAAACTCTGA
- the POLDIP3 gene encoding polymerase delta-interacting protein 3 isoform X3: MSGLHSLRLVSGPRDKMADLSLDELIRKRGVTVKGRLNAPPLFGGIRSRVGIQQTFLNRPTPTISFQRTFDARQKIGLTDARHKLGVKDAREKLLQKDARFKIKGKVQDAREMLNSRKQQSVAAEKVTKVMDAREKISLKRSAPTAAVISPSVGTVAPAVKITKTIQGLYDMEEDDESVSPLPSKQMKITTTNSFLHNAAGLSGNKFSLSKTVPLTKVVQNDTYTAPPAPPSPIRTKALTNVSRTLVTKEEPPKETAPIEPVFSPLEGTKMTVNNLHPRVTEEDIVELFCVCGALKRARLVHPGVAEVVFVKKEDAITAYKKYNNRCLDGQPMKCNLHMNGNVITSDQPILLRLSDTPSVKKEVEPRRSSASASSNPPAEVDPDTILKALFKSSGASASVQPTEFKIKL; the protein is encoded by the exons ATGTCCGGCCTTCACTCGCTGCGCCTCGTCTCCGGGCCCCGCGACAAGATGGCGGACCTGTCCCTGGACGAGCTGATCCGCAAGCGCGGCGTGACGGTGAAGGGGAG acTGAACGCACCACCACTATTTGGAGGCATTAGATCTAGAGTTGGGATCCAGCAAACTTTTCTAAATAGACCAACACCAACCATCAGCTTCCAGCGGACATTTGATGCCCGGCAAAAGATTGGTCTGACTGATGCCCGACACAAACTGGGAGTTAAAGATGCTCGGGAAAAACTGCTTCAGAAAGATGCTCGGTTCAAAATAAAAGGGAAAGTGCAGGATGCCCGGGAAATGCTAAATTCCCGCAAGCAGCAGAGTGTGGCTGCTGAGAAGGTGACCAAAGTGATGGATGCCAGAGAGAAGATCAGCTTGAAAAGGAGTGCTCCTACTGCTGCAGTTATAAGTCCGTctgtggggacagtggccccAGCTGTGAAGATCACCAAAACTATTCAG GGCCTGTATGACATGGAGGAAGATGATGAAAGTGTATCTCCCCTTCCTAGCAAACAGATGAAAATCACCACCACGAACAGCTTCCTGCACAATGCG GCTGGGCTCAGTGGCAATAAGTTCTCTCTTTCCAAGACGGTCCCCCTCACCAAAGTGGTCCAGAATGACACCTATACAGCTCcaccagcacctccctctcccattcGGACAAAAGCTCTGACAAATGTGTCCCGGACCTTGGTGACCAAAGAGGAACCACCAAAAGAAACAGCACCTATTGAG CCGGTATTCAGCCCTTTGGAAGGCACAAAGATGACTGTGAACAATCTGCACCCCCGCGTCACAGAGGAAGACATTGTT GAgttgttctgtgtgtgtggtgcTCTAAAGCGAGCCCGTCTGGTACACCCAGGAGTGGCTGAGGTGGTCTTTGTGAAGAAGGAAGATGCCATCACAGCATATAAGAAATACAACAACAGATGCTTAGATG GGCAGCCAATGAAGTGCAACCTTCACATGAACGGGAATGTCATCACATCAGATCAGCCAATCTTGCT TCGATTAAGTGATACCCCCTCTGTGAAGAAGGAAGTAGAACCACGGCGGTCGAGTGCAAGCGCCTCCTCAAATCCACCAGCTGAAGTGGACCCTGACACCATTCTGAAGGCACTCTTCAAATCTTCGGGAGCCTCTGCCTCTGTGCAGCCCACAGAATTCAAAATCAAACTCTGA
- the POLDIP3 gene encoding polymerase delta-interacting protein 3 isoform X2 produces the protein MSGLHSLRLVSGPRDKMADLSLDELIRKRGVTVKGRLNAPPLFGGIRSRVGIQQTFLNRPTPTISFQRTFDARQKIGLTDARHKLGVKDAREKLLQKDARFKIKGKVQDAREMLNSRKQQSVAAEKVTKVMDAREKISLKRSAPTAAVISPSVGTVAPAVKITKTIQKAAPPGHTHPAGMRINVVNNHIHRQGLYDMEEDDESVSPLPSKQMKITTTNSFLHNAAGLSGNKFSLSKTVPLTKVVQNDTYTAPPAPPSPIRTKALTNVSRTLVTKEEPPKETAPIEPVFSPLEGTKMTVNNLHPRVTEEDIVELFCVCGALKRARLVHPGVAEVVFVKKEDAITAYKKYNNRCLDGQPMKCNLHMNGNVITSDQPILLRLSDTPSVKKEVEPRRSSASASSNPPAEVDPDTILKALFKSSGASASVQPTEFKIKL, from the exons ATGTCCGGCCTTCACTCGCTGCGCCTCGTCTCCGGGCCCCGCGACAAGATGGCGGACCTGTCCCTGGACGAGCTGATCCGCAAGCGCGGCGTGACGGTGAAGGGGAG acTGAACGCACCACCACTATTTGGAGGCATTAGATCTAGAGTTGGGATCCAGCAAACTTTTCTAAATAGACCAACACCAACCATCAGCTTCCAGCGGACATTTGATGCCCGGCAAAAGATTGGTCTGACTGATGCCCGACACAAACTGGGAGTTAAAGATGCTCGGGAAAAACTGCTTCAGAAAGATGCTCGGTTCAAAATAAAAGGGAAAGTGCAGGATGCCCGGGAAATGCTAAATTCCCGCAAGCAGCAGAGTGTGGCTGCTGAGAAGGTGACCAAAGTGATGGATGCCAGAGAGAAGATCAGCTTGAAAAGGAGTGCTCCTACTGCTGCAGTTATAAGTCCGTctgtggggacagtggccccAGCTGTGAAGATCACCAAAACTATTCAG AAGGCTGCACCCCCAGGGCACACTCATCCTGCAGGAATGAGGATCAATGTAGTGAACAACCACATACACAGACAG GGCCTGTATGACATGGAGGAAGATGATGAAAGTGTATCTCCCCTTCCTAGCAAACAGATGAAAATCACCACCACGAACAGCTTCCTGCACAATGCG GCTGGGCTCAGTGGCAATAAGTTCTCTCTTTCCAAGACGGTCCCCCTCACCAAAGTGGTCCAGAATGACACCTATACAGCTCcaccagcacctccctctcccattcGGACAAAAGCTCTGACAAATGTGTCCCGGACCTTGGTGACCAAAGAGGAACCACCAAAAGAAACAGCACCTATTGAG CCGGTATTCAGCCCTTTGGAAGGCACAAAGATGACTGTGAACAATCTGCACCCCCGCGTCACAGAGGAAGACATTGTT GAgttgttctgtgtgtgtggtgcTCTAAAGCGAGCCCGTCTGGTACACCCAGGAGTGGCTGAGGTGGTCTTTGTGAAGAAGGAAGATGCCATCACAGCATATAAGAAATACAACAACAGATGCTTAGATG GGCAGCCAATGAAGTGCAACCTTCACATGAACGGGAATGTCATCACATCAGATCAGCCAATCTTGCT TCGATTAAGTGATACCCCCTCTGTGAAGAAGGAAGTAGAACCACGGCGGTCGAGTGCAAGCGCCTCCTCAAATCCACCAGCTGAAGTGGACCCTGACACCATTCTGAAGGCACTCTTCAAATCTTCGGGAGCCTCTGCCTCTGTGCAGCCCACAGAATTCAAAATCAAACTCTGA
- the RRP7A gene encoding ribosomal RNA-processing protein 7 homolog A codes for MAAGRRQHVTSAEAGAPAAPAGYTAIPVKLSKKQQSPHFLYVKEHKVREGTNTTHPANRTLFVLNIPPYCTKACLSRLFSCCSSVQSVVMCEKPGPEEKPKTPKSKFFNLKTVPGFRVAYVVFKNPAGVQAAKSLSLQGPLELSSENHPVKTGIHKWIASYAASLVDQAELKAEVDTFMQTYDQKIAEEEAKAEEEEGIPDKEGWVKVTRKGRRPGLPRTEAASLRVLEREKRKRARKELLNFYAWQHRETKRENIAQLRKKFEEDKQRIALMRAQRKFRPY; via the exons ATGGCGGCCGGCAGGAGACAGCATGTGACGAGCGCGGAGGCTGGGGCGCCAGCGGCCCCGGCGGGCTACACGG CTATTCCAGTTAAGCTGTCTAAGAAGCAACAGTCGCCTCACTTTCTGTATGTGAAGGAACACAAAGTCCGAGAAGGCACCAATACAACCCACCCTGCAAACCGCACTCTTTTTGTCCTTAATATCCCCCCATATTGCACAAAG GCATGTCTGTCCCGACTGTTTTCCTGTTGTTCATCTGTCCAGTCTGTGGTCATGTGTGAGAAACCAGGGCCAGAAGAGAAACCAAAGACACCCAAGTCCAAATTCTTCAATCTCAAGACAGTTCCG GGATTCCGAGTGGCTTACGTGGTGTTTAAGAATCCAGCTGGGGTACAGGCAGCCAAGTCCCTATCACTACAGGGCCCTCTGGAGTTATCATCAGAGAATCACCCTGTGAAAACTGGCATCCACA AGTGGATTGCTAGTTATGCAGCTTCATTGGTGGATCAAGCGGAGCTGAAGGCTGAAGTAGACACCTTCATGCAAACCTATGACCAGAAAATAGCAGAG GAAGAAGCCaaagcggaggaggaggagggtattCCGGACAAGGAGGGATGGGTGAAGGTAACACGCAAAGGCCGAAGACCAGGACttccccggacagaggctgccaGCTTGCGGGTGCTGGAGAGGGAGAAGCGAAAGAGGGCACGCAAGGAGCTGCTCAATTTCTACGCCTGGCAGCACCGTGAGACCAAGAGAGAAA ACATAGCCCAGCTGAGGAAGAAGTTTGAGGAGGACAAGCAGAGGATTGCACTGATGCGGGCCCAGCGGAAGTTCCGGCCATATTGA